In Xiphophorus couchianus chromosome 24, X_couchianus-1.0, whole genome shotgun sequence, a single genomic region encodes these proteins:
- the gdi1 gene encoding rab GDP dissociation inhibitor alpha, whose amino-acid sequence MDEEYDVIVLGTGLTECILSGIMSVNGKKVLHMDRNPYYGGESSSITPLEELYKRFTLPDSPPESMGRGRDWNVDLIPKFLMANGQLVKMLLYTEVTRYLDFKVVEGSFVYKGGKIYKVPSTETEALASNLMGMFEKRRFRKFLVFVANFDENDPKTFEGVDPKTTTMRDVYKKFDLGQDVIDFTGHALALYRTDDYLDVPCLETINRIKLYSESLARYGKSPYLYPLYGLGELPQGFARLSAIYGGTYMLNKPVDEIVMDGGKVIGVKSEGEVARCKQLICDPSYIPDRVRKAGQVIRVICILSHPIKNTNDANSCQIIIPQNQVNRNSDIYVCMISYAHNVAAQGKYIAIVSTTVETSEPAAEIEPALELLEPIDQKFVAISDLYEPTDDGTESQVFASRSYDATTHFETTCNDIKDIYKRMTGTDFDFENMKRKQNDVFGEDEQ is encoded by the exons ATGGATGAGGAATATGATGTGATCGTTTTGGGCACCGGACTCACA GAATGCATTCTGTCTGGGATCATGTCTGTGAATGGGAAAAAGGTTCTGCACATGGACAGGAACCCTTACTACGGTGGGGAAAGCTCTTCCATTACACCGCTGGAAGAG CTTTACAAGCGCTTTACTCTCCCTGATAGCCCACCAGAGTCAATGGGCAGAGGAAGGGACTGGAACGTTGATCTCATCCCCAAGTTCCTCATGGCCAATG GTCAGCTTGTGAAGATGCTGCTATACACAGAAGTGACTCGGTACCTGGACTTTAAAGTGGTGGAGGGAAGCTTCGTCTACAAAGGAGGAAAAATCTACAAGGTGCCGTCAACCGAGACGGAGGCACTTGCTTCCA ATCTGATGGGAATGTTTGAGAAGAGAAGGTTTCGGAAGTTTTTGGTCTTTGTGGCCAATTTCGACGAGAACGACCCCAAGACCTTTGAGGGGGTTGACCCTAAAACCACCACCATGAGGGACGTCTACAAGAAGTTTGACCTGGGCCAGGACGTCATCGACTTTACTGGACACGCCCTGGCCCTCTACCGGACAGATGA CTATCTTGACGTTCCCTGTTTGGAGACGATCAATCGTATCAAACTGTACAGCGAATCTCTGGCGCGTTATGGAAAGAGCCCCTACCTCTACCCGCTGTACGGTCTGGGGGAGCTGCCGCAGGGATTTGCCag GCTGAGCGCAATCTACGGAGGAACCTACATGCTGAACAAGCCTGTAGATGAGATCGTAATGGATGGTGGCAAAGTGATTGGAGTGAAGTCAGAAGGCGAG GTGGCTCGGTGCAAGCAGCTCATCTGTGACCCCAGCTACATCCCGGACCGCGTCCGTAAGGCGGGCCAGGTGATCCGTGTCATCTGCATTCTGAGCCATCCAATCAAGAACACCAACGACGCCAACTCCTGCCAGATCATCATCCCTCAGAATCAGGTCAACCGCAACTCTG ACATCTACGTCTGCATGATCTCTTACGCTCACAACGTGGCGGCCCAGGGGAAGTACATAGCCATCGTCAGCACCACAGTGGAGACTAGCGAACCCGCGGCTGAGATCGAACCGGCCTTGGAGCTCCTGGAGCCCATCGATCAAAA GTTTGTGGCTATTAGTGACCTTTATGAGCCCACAGACGACGGCACTGAGAGCCAG GTCTTCGCCTCGAGGTCCTACGATGCCACGACTCACTTCGAGACCACTTGCAACgacatcaaggacatctacaagCGCATGACTGGGACCGACTTTGACTTTGAGAACATGAAGCGCAAACAGAACGACGTGTTTGGGGAGGACGAGCAGTGA